The following proteins are co-located in the Solanum pennellii chromosome 1, SPENNV200 genome:
- the LOC107008872 gene encoding NAC domain-containing protein 35 isoform X2, producing MAIVPFITTNMSQSQQHQQQDDDDNNNINNTIKGGDNDDDDDHEHDMVMPGFRFHPTEEELVEFYLRRKVEGKRFNVELITFLDLYRYDPWELPALAAIGEKEWYFYVPRDRKYRNGDRPNRVTTSGYWKATGADRMIRTENSRSIGLKKTLVFYSGKAPKGIRSSWIMNEYRLPHHETERLQKAEISLCRVYKRAGVEDHPSLPRSLLTTRASSSSSSRGTTPIKKQQVAQQDSSLISPLYLAQQQIDEKLSTETSASSTSTDHHHQHQHQHHVATSLGLNSLSNSYTNIALDPIGSAVNITTSTLTPFTSLVATTNNTTDDLHRLINLDQVVAFHNNQHHFHPPPGVVPQQYPPPLLLQQPQSLLHQGSLPSSAAAAFSDRLWEWNSINQTDGSCKDDHYDQGNNPFK from the exons atggcaATTGTCCCTTTTATTACTACAAACATGAGTCAATCCCAACAACATCAACAGcaagatgatgatgataacaacaacatcaacaacactatTAAAGGAGGTGAtaatgatgatgacgatgatcaTGAACATGACATGGTCATGCCTGGTTTTCGATTTCATCCTACTGAGGAAGAGCTTGTAGAGTTTTATCTTCGCCGTAAGGTTGAAGGAAAACGTTTTAATGTTGAACTCATCACTTTTCTTGATCTTTATCGTTATGACCCTTGGGAGCTTCCTG CTTTGGCAGCAATTGGAGAGAAGGAGTGGTATTTCTATGTGCCAAGAGATAGGAAGTATAGAAATGGTGATAGGCCAAATAGGGTTACAACATCAGGGTATTGGAAGGCTACTGGAGCTGATAGAATGATTAGAACGGAGAATTCGCGGTCCATTGGCCTGAAAAAGACATTGGTTTTCTACTCAGGGAAGGCTCCTAAAGGCATAAGAAGTAGTTGGATTATGAATGAATATCGTCTTCCACATCATGAAACTGAACGCCTACAAaag GCAGAAATTTCACTTTGTCGTGTCTATAAAAGAGCTGGAGTGGAAGACCATCCATCTCTTCCAAGATCACTACTAACAACAAGagcatcatcatcttcttcttctagaGGAACAACTCCCATCAAAAAACAACAAGTAGCACAACAAGATTCATCATTAATCTCTCCGTTGTACCTAGCCCAACAACAAATCGACGAAAAATTAAGTACTGAAACAAGTGCAAGTAGTACTAGTACTGATCACCatcaccaacaccaacaccagcaTCATGTTGCTACATCACTCGGGCTCAATTCCCTCTCAAATTCATACACTAACATCGCGCTAGACCCTATTGGGAGCGCGGTTAATATCACTACATCAACCTTAACACCTTTCACATCATtagtagcaacaacaaataatacCACTGATGATCTCCATAGACTAATAAACTTAGACCAAGTCGTCGCCTTTCATAATAATCAACACCATTTTCATCCTCCTCCTGGTGTTGTGCCCCAACAATATCCTCCTCCATTATTACTGCAACAACCACAATCTTTACTTCATCAAGGATCACTTCCATCTTCCGCGGCCGCGGCTTTTTCAGACAGATTGTGGGAGTGGAATTCAATTAATCAAACAGATGGAAGCTGCAAAGATGATCACTATGATCAAGGCAATAATCCCTTCAAGTAA
- the LOC107008872 gene encoding NAC domain-containing protein 35 isoform X1, with product MAIVPFITTNMSQSQQHQQQDDDDNNNINNTIKGGDNDDDDDHEHDMVMPGFRFHPTEEELVEFYLRRKVEGKRFNVELITFLDLYRYDPWELPALAAIGEKEWYFYVPRDRKYRNGDRPNRVTTSGYWKATGADRMIRTENSRSIGLKKTLVFYSGKAPKGIRSSWIMNEYRLPHHETERLQKYFQAEISLCRVYKRAGVEDHPSLPRSLLTTRASSSSSSRGTTPIKKQQVAQQDSSLISPLYLAQQQIDEKLSTETSASSTSTDHHHQHQHQHHVATSLGLNSLSNSYTNIALDPIGSAVNITTSTLTPFTSLVATTNNTTDDLHRLINLDQVVAFHNNQHHFHPPPGVVPQQYPPPLLLQQPQSLLHQGSLPSSAAAAFSDRLWEWNSINQTDGSCKDDHYDQGNNPFK from the exons atggcaATTGTCCCTTTTATTACTACAAACATGAGTCAATCCCAACAACATCAACAGcaagatgatgatgataacaacaacatcaacaacactatTAAAGGAGGTGAtaatgatgatgacgatgatcaTGAACATGACATGGTCATGCCTGGTTTTCGATTTCATCCTACTGAGGAAGAGCTTGTAGAGTTTTATCTTCGCCGTAAGGTTGAAGGAAAACGTTTTAATGTTGAACTCATCACTTTTCTTGATCTTTATCGTTATGACCCTTGGGAGCTTCCTG CTTTGGCAGCAATTGGAGAGAAGGAGTGGTATTTCTATGTGCCAAGAGATAGGAAGTATAGAAATGGTGATAGGCCAAATAGGGTTACAACATCAGGGTATTGGAAGGCTACTGGAGCTGATAGAATGATTAGAACGGAGAATTCGCGGTCCATTGGCCTGAAAAAGACATTGGTTTTCTACTCAGGGAAGGCTCCTAAAGGCATAAGAAGTAGTTGGATTATGAATGAATATCGTCTTCCACATCATGAAACTGAACGCCTACAAaag TATTTTCAGGCAGAAATTTCACTTTGTCGTGTCTATAAAAGAGCTGGAGTGGAAGACCATCCATCTCTTCCAAGATCACTACTAACAACAAGagcatcatcatcttcttcttctagaGGAACAACTCCCATCAAAAAACAACAAGTAGCACAACAAGATTCATCATTAATCTCTCCGTTGTACCTAGCCCAACAACAAATCGACGAAAAATTAAGTACTGAAACAAGTGCAAGTAGTACTAGTACTGATCACCatcaccaacaccaacaccagcaTCATGTTGCTACATCACTCGGGCTCAATTCCCTCTCAAATTCATACACTAACATCGCGCTAGACCCTATTGGGAGCGCGGTTAATATCACTACATCAACCTTAACACCTTTCACATCATtagtagcaacaacaaataatacCACTGATGATCTCCATAGACTAATAAACTTAGACCAAGTCGTCGCCTTTCATAATAATCAACACCATTTTCATCCTCCTCCTGGTGTTGTGCCCCAACAATATCCTCCTCCATTATTACTGCAACAACCACAATCTTTACTTCATCAAGGATCACTTCCATCTTCCGCGGCCGCGGCTTTTTCAGACAGATTGTGGGAGTGGAATTCAATTAATCAAACAGATGGAAGCTGCAAAGATGATCACTATGATCAAGGCAATAATCCCTTCAAGTAA
- the LOC107008303 gene encoding PHD finger protein Alfin1-like, with protein sequence MENSVPRTVEEVFSDFKSRRAALIKALTTDVEKFYQQCDPEKENLCLYGLPNETWEVNLPVEEVPPELPEPALGINFARDGMQEKDWLSLVAVHSDSWLLSVAFYFGARFGFGKSERKRLFQMINDLPTVFEVVTGAAKQTRDAPHNNSNKSKSSGKPRQPESQLKAVKVSPPKMENDSGEEEEEEEDEQGATLCGACGDNYATDEFWICCDICERWFHGKCVKITPAKAEHIKQYKCPSCSSKRAKV encoded by the exons ATGGAAAATTCGGTACCCAGGACTGTAGAAGAAGTATTCAGCGATTTCAAAAGTCGTAGAGCTGCTTTAATTAAAGCACTTACCACAG ATGTTGAGAAGTTTTATCAGCAGTGTGATCCTG AAAAGGAGAACTTGTGTCTCTATGGGCTTCCTAATGAAACATGGGAAGTAAACCTCCCGGTGGAAGAGGTGCCTCCAGAACTTCCTGAACCAGCATTGGGCATAAATTTTGCACGTGATGGAATGCAAGAAAAAGACTGGTTATCACTTGTTGCTGTTCACAGTGATTCGTGGCTGCTTTCTGTTGCATTTTACTTTGGCGCAAGGTTTGGGTTCGGCAAGAGTGAAAG GAAGAGGCTTTTCCAAATGATAAATGATCTCCCAACAGTGTTTGAAGTTGTTACTGGAGCTGCTAAACAAACACGTGACGCCCCtcacaacaatagcaacaaaagCAAATCAAGTGGAAAG CCTCGTCAGCCAGAGTCCCAACTCAAGGCAGTAAAGGTGTCTCCACCTAAAATGGAGAACGACAGTGgtgaggaggaagaagaagaagaggatgaACAAGGAGCAACTCTGTGTGGAGCTTGTGGTGATAATTATGCGACTGATGAATTCTGGATTTGCTGTGATATTTGCGAGAGATGGTTCCATGGAAAATGTGTGAAGATAACTCCAGCTAAAGCTGAGCATATCAAACAGTACAAGTGTCCTAGTTGCAGTAGCAAGAGAGCTAAAGTCTAA
- the LOC107007817 gene encoding PHD finger protein Alfin1-like has translation MENTVPRTVEEVFNDFKGRRAGLIKALTTDVEKFYQSCDPEKENLCLYGLPNETWEVNLPVEEVPPELPEPALGINFARDGMQEKDWLSLVAVHSDSWLLSVAFYFGARFGFGKSERKRLFQMTNDLPTVFEVVTGAAKQARDAAHNNSSKSKSSGKPRQPEPQPKEVKVSPPTMEDESGEEEEEEEEEEQGATLCGACGDNYATDEFWICCDICERWFHGKCVKITPAKAEHIKQYKCPSCSSKRARV, from the exons ATGGAAAATACGGTACCTAGGACTGTAGAAGAAGTATTCAACGATTTCAAAGGTCGTAGAGCTGGTTTAATTAAAGCACTAACTACAG ATGTCGAGAAGTTCTATCAGTCGTGTGATCCTG AAAAGGAGAACTTGTGTCTCTATGGGCTTCCTAATGAAACATGGGAAGTAAACCTCCCTGTTGAGGAGGTGCCTCCAGAACTTCCGGAGCCAGCATTAGGCATAAACTTTGCACGTGATGGAATGCAAGAGAAAGACTGGTTATCACTTGTTGCTGTTCATAGTGATTCATGGCTGCTTTCTGTTGCATTCTACTTTGGCGCACGGTTTGGGTTCGGCAAGAGTGaaag GAAGAGGCTTTTCCAAATGACAAATGATCTCCCAACAGTGTTTGAGGTTGTTACTGGAGCTGCTAAGCAGGCACGCGATGCCGCTCACAACAATAGCAGCAAAAGCAAATCAAGTGGAAAG CCTCGACAGCCAGAGCCCCAACCCAAGGAAGTAAAGGTGTCTCCACCTACAATGGAGGATGAAAGTggggaggaggaagaagaagaagaagaagaagaacaagggGCAACTCTCTGTGGAGCCTGTGGTGATAATTATGCGACTGATGAATTCTGGATTTGCTGTGATATATGTGAGAGATGGTTCCATGGCAAATGTGTGAAGATTACCCCAGCAAAAGCTGAGCATATCAAGCAGTACAAGTGTCCCAGCTGCAGTAGCAAGAGAGCTAGAGTTTAA